The proteins below come from a single Falco rusticolus isolate bFalRus1 chromosome 18, bFalRus1.pri, whole genome shotgun sequence genomic window:
- the NXPH3 gene encoding neurexophilin-3 has product MHLPQSCIVLFIQGSISLLVIRGQEPGKGAEQHESNTQESAQVQKARGLLSSKSLLTPTLLQNMTLLELVSSSRELWDILDNLSERNHAPHPRGQRDLGPASGKLKKIFGWGDFYSNIKTVKLNLLITGKVVDHGNGTVNVFFRHNSTGQGNISVSLVPPTKAVEFDLEQQIFIEAKESKIFNCRVEYEKVDRAKKTTLCTYDPSKTCYHEHTQSHVSWVCSKPFKVICIYITFYSIDYRLVQKVCPDYNYHSDVPYYPSG; this is encoded by the exons ATGCATCTCCCTCAGAGCTGCATCGTCCTCTTCATCCAGGGGAGCATCTCTCTGCTG GTGATCCGTGGCCAAGAACCAGGGAAAGGTGCAGAGCAACATGAATCCAACACCCAGGAGAGCGCTCAAGTGCAGAAGGCGAGAGGGCTGCTCTCTTCAAAATCCCTGTTAACTCCAACCTTACTGCAGAACATGACCCTCCTGGAGCTGGTGAGCAGTTCACGAGAATTATGGGATATCCTGGATAACTTGTCTGAGCGGAACCATGCACCACACCCCAGAGGACAGAGGGACTTGGGGCCAGCCTCAGgcaagcttaaaaaaatttttgGTTGGGGAGATTTCTATTCTAATATCAAGACAGTGAAGTTGAACCTCTTGATCACTGGAAAGGTGGTTGATCACGGCAATGGCACAGTCAACGTCTTCTTCCGACACAACTCTACCGGGCAAGGGAACATCTCCGTCAGCCTCGTCCCTCCCACCAAGGCAGTCGAGTTTGACCTGGAGCAACAGATCTTCATAGAGGCCAAAGAATCCAAAATCTTCAACTGCCGTGTGGAGTACGAGAAAGTGGATCGTGCCAAGAAGACCACACTCTGCACTTATGACCCATCTAAGACCTGCTACCACGAGCATACCCAAAGTCATGTCTCCTGGGTCTGCTCAAAGCCCTTCAAAGTCATCTGCATCTACATCACCTTCTACAGCATAGACTACAGGCTGGTGCAGAAAGTGTGTCCCGACTACAACTATCATAGTGATGTACCCTACTACCCGTCAGGATGA